One genomic region from Terasakiella sp. SH-1 encodes:
- the rpoZ gene encoding DNA-directed RNA polymerase subunit omega: MARVTVEDCIVKIPNRFELVMSAAQRTRDISAGAELTVERDNDKNPVVSLREIADETIAIDNLQESLIRGSQRMAPARDEEEETSSEETAVEAAEDNADALADALNVQDDSASLDAAGALAFQDEVEIDDED; the protein is encoded by the coding sequence ATGGCTCGCGTTACCGTAGAAGATTGTATCGTTAAGATCCCAAACCGCTTTGAGCTGGTTATGTCCGCTGCTCAGCGTACCCGTGACATTTCTGCTGGCGCAGAACTCACTGTTGAACGAGATAACGATAAAAACCCCGTTGTTTCCCTGCGTGAAATCGCTGATGAAACAATCGCTATTGATAATTTGCAAGAGTCTTTGATCCGTGGCTCACAACGCATGGCACCAGCCCGCGATGAAGAAGAAGAAACTTCAAGCGAAGAAACAGCTGTTGAAGCGGCAGAAGACAACGCCGATGCGTTGGCCGATGCATTGAACGTTCAAGATGACAGCGCGTCTTTGGATGCAGCTGGCGCTTTGGCTTTCCAAGACGAAGTTGAAATCGACGACGAAGACTAA
- a CDS encoding bifunctional (p)ppGpp synthetase/guanosine-3',5'-bis(diphosphate) 3'-pyrophosphohydrolase, with the protein MIRQYELVERVRAYDSSADEDALNRAYVFAMKAHGSQKRASGDPYFMHPLEVAGILTDYRLDADTIITALLHDTIEDTEVTAEDIEDAFGERVQRLVSGVTKLTQIELQSSHTKQAENLRKLVIAMSDDIRVLLVKLADRLHNMRTLHFIKKPEKRRRIAAETMEIYAPLAERIGMHEIKDELQDMSFEQLNPEARDSIITRLEFLREQGGDLVGRILKELRDTVKDNGIEAEISGREKAPYSIWRKMQRQDVGFEQLCDIMAFRVIVENTEDCYRILGVIHGKYPTVPGRFKDYLSTPKPNGYQSLHTGVFGPDHHRIEIQIRTREMHEIAEYGVAAHWHYKAKGGSDTKQTEGKQYRWLRELLDILDSADDPEEFLEHTKLNMFQDQVFCFSPKGDLINLPSGATPVDFAYAVHTEIGNRCVGAKINRRIVPLRTELRNGDQVDIITSKVPQPSPTWERFVVTGKARACIRRYIRLQQRDEYLALGKIMLQRAFRQEEYEFAEKALQGVLKKFNANEVDDLIAEVGSGHLPARDVVEAIFPGIKSKKTTTSTKIPIKSHKDTPHPESVPIRGLIPGMAMHFAGCCHPLPGDRIVGIVTTGRGVTIHTIDCDSLMQFQNEPERWLDVSWDMTQQEQSSKHVGRIKLTVINEQGALGSLSMVIAKNSGNIHNLKITHRTQEFFELIIDVEVDDVRHLTNIIAALRATPEINSVERSRS; encoded by the coding sequence ATGATCCGTCAATACGAACTTGTTGAACGGGTCCGGGCCTATGATTCAAGCGCGGATGAGGATGCCCTCAACCGCGCTTATGTTTTTGCCATGAAGGCACATGGTTCTCAAAAACGTGCCTCAGGTGATCCGTACTTCATGCATCCACTGGAAGTAGCCGGTATTCTAACCGATTACCGCCTTGATGCTGATACGATCATCACCGCCCTGTTACACGATACAATCGAAGATACCGAAGTTACGGCAGAAGACATCGAAGATGCCTTTGGTGAACGTGTACAGCGCCTTGTCAGCGGTGTAACAAAGCTGACTCAAATCGAATTACAGTCCTCCCATACCAAACAGGCGGAAAATCTGCGCAAGCTGGTCATCGCCATGTCTGATGACATTCGTGTGCTGTTGGTGAAGCTGGCGGACCGTCTGCATAATATGCGCACGCTACATTTCATCAAAAAGCCGGAAAAGCGCCGCCGTATCGCTGCCGAAACGATGGAAATCTACGCACCGCTAGCTGAGCGCATCGGTATGCACGAGATCAAGGATGAGCTACAGGACATGTCCTTTGAGCAGCTCAACCCCGAAGCGCGCGATTCCATTATTACCCGCCTAGAATTCCTGCGTGAACAGGGGGGGGACCTGGTGGGGCGTATCCTCAAGGAACTGCGTGACACCGTAAAAGACAACGGCATTGAAGCAGAAATCAGCGGCCGGGAAAAAGCGCCTTATTCCATCTGGCGTAAAATGCAGCGCCAAGACGTGGGCTTTGAACAACTGTGTGACATCATGGCGTTCCGCGTCATCGTCGAAAACACAGAAGATTGTTATCGCATTCTTGGTGTCATTCACGGCAAATACCCAACCGTGCCGGGGCGTTTTAAAGATTATCTGTCCACACCCAAACCCAATGGCTACCAATCCCTGCACACGGGTGTCTTTGGCCCGGACCATCACCGCATTGAAATTCAAATCCGCACCCGTGAAATGCATGAAATTGCCGAATATGGGGTTGCTGCCCACTGGCATTATAAGGCCAAAGGTGGGTCTGACACCAAACAGACAGAAGGCAAACAATACCGCTGGCTGCGCGAACTGCTAGATATTCTCGATAGCGCTGATGACCCGGAAGAATTTCTGGAACATACCAAGTTGAATATGTTTCAGGATCAGGTGTTCTGTTTCTCGCCCAAGGGAGATCTTATCAACCTGCCCAGTGGGGCCACACCTGTTGATTTTGCCTATGCGGTTCATACGGAAATCGGCAACCGTTGCGTTGGGGCCAAAATTAACCGTCGGATTGTTCCTTTGCGCACAGAGCTTAGAAACGGTGATCAGGTTGACATCATTACCTCAAAAGTACCGCAACCCTCGCCGACGTGGGAACGGTTTGTGGTTACAGGGAAGGCGCGGGCCTGTATTCGTCGCTATATCCGCCTGCAGCAACGTGATGAATATCTTGCCCTTGGTAAAATCATGCTGCAACGCGCTTTTCGTCAGGAAGAATATGAATTCGCTGAAAAAGCCCTGCAAGGGGTCTTGAAAAAATTCAATGCCAATGAAGTCGATGACCTGATTGCCGAAGTCGGCAGCGGACACCTTCCCGCACGTGATGTGGTCGAAGCTATCTTTCCTGGTATTAAGTCAAAGAAAACAACGACATCGACAAAAATCCCAATCAAGTCACACAAGGATACTCCCCACCCAGAGTCTGTGCCCATCCGCGGCCTCATTCCGGGGATGGCCATGCATTTTGCCGGATGTTGCCACCCACTTCCTGGTGATCGCATTGTCGGGATTGTCACAACCGGGCGCGGGGTAACAATTCACACCATCGACTGTGACAGCCTGATGCAATTCCAAAATGAACCGGAACGCTGGCTGGATGTATCTTGGGACATGACTCAACAAGAACAAAGCTCCAAACATGTCGGGCGTATAAAACTCACCGTTATTAACGAACAAGGCGCTTTAGGGTCACTTTCCATGGTTATTGCCAAAAATAGTGGCAATATTCATAACCTGAAAATCACCCATCGCACGCAGGAATTTTTTGAATTGATCATTGATGTGGAAGTGGATGATGTCCGCCATCTAACCAATATCATTGCAGCCCTGCGCGCCACACCGGAAATCAATTCTGTTGAAAGATCCAGAAGCTAG
- the dapA gene encoding 4-hydroxy-tetrahydrodipicolinate synthase: MFQGSIPALITPFKNGKVDEQAFQDHVEWQIEQGSDALVPVGTTGESPTLSHDEHRRVVELCLEAAKGRVPVIAGTGSNNTAEAVSLQKHAKEAGANAGLVVTPYYNKPTQAGLIAHYKAIHDAVDLPIIIYNIPGRSVINMTTETMAELSKLKNIVGVKDATGDLTRPLDTYQACGGNFCQLSGEDATAVQFLSAGGHGCISVTANIAPKLCSDMQRAWREGDVQKAMEIQFQLLPVHNAMFCESSPGPVKYAAELMGRCSSETRLPLVEISDSSKETVRNALTGAGLI, encoded by the coding sequence ATGTTTCAGGGTTCTATTCCTGCCCTGATCACGCCGTTCAAAAACGGAAAAGTCGACGAACAAGCGTTCCAAGACCACGTTGAATGGCAGATCGAGCAAGGGTCTGATGCACTCGTCCCGGTCGGCACCACTGGTGAATCACCGACTCTCAGCCACGATGAACACCGCCGTGTGGTGGAACTGTGTCTTGAGGCTGCCAAGGGACGCGTTCCGGTCATCGCCGGAACCGGTTCCAACAATACAGCCGAAGCCGTCAGCCTGCAGAAACATGCCAAGGAAGCAGGTGCCAATGCCGGTCTTGTTGTGACACCTTATTATAACAAGCCGACACAGGCGGGCCTGATTGCCCATTATAAAGCAATCCATGATGCGGTGGATCTGCCCATCATCATCTATAACATTCCGGGCCGTTCTGTCATTAATATGACGACGGAAACGATGGCAGAGTTGTCCAAACTCAAAAACATTGTTGGCGTTAAAGATGCAACAGGGGATTTGACACGCCCGCTGGATACTTATCAAGCTTGCGGCGGAAACTTCTGTCAGCTTTCTGGTGAAGATGCCACAGCTGTTCAGTTCCTGTCTGCCGGTGGTCATGGCTGTATTTCTGTCACAGCCAACATTGCCCCAAAACTGTGTTCTGACATGCAACGTGCATGGCGTGAAGGCGATGTACAAAAGGCCATGGAGATTCAGTTCCAGTTGCTGCCGGTTCACAATGCCATGTTCTGCGAAAGCAGCCCAGGGCCTGTGAAATATGCCGCTGAACTGATGGGGCGTTGCTCTTCTGAAACACGTCTGCCGTTGGTAGAAATTTCTGACAGTAGCAAAGAAACTGTCCGTAACGCCTTGACTGGTGCTGGCCTTATCTAA
- the folK gene encoding 2-amino-4-hydroxy-6-hydroxymethyldihydropteridine diphosphokinase, giving the protein MILIGLGANLPSPVHGSPIETLNACIKRLTQCGLLVTAQSRWFKSAPVPMSDQPWYINGVAAIETDLAPREVLKQLLDVENEFGRVRSEANAPRVLDLDLIAYNNEIIEDAGKIEDKPFCVPHPRMHERAFVLYPLQDIDPDWTHPKKRLSLKELIAHLPQDQIIEAIEQD; this is encoded by the coding sequence ATGATACTCATCGGACTTGGTGCCAACCTACCATCCCCTGTTCACGGTAGCCCCATTGAAACCCTAAACGCTTGTATCAAAAGGCTTACCCAATGCGGCCTGTTGGTTACGGCACAATCTCGCTGGTTCAAGTCAGCCCCCGTACCCATGTCAGACCAGCCCTGGTACATCAACGGCGTGGCCGCTATTGAAACAGACTTAGCCCCCAGAGAGGTTTTAAAACAGCTGCTGGATGTGGAAAATGAATTTGGTCGTGTGCGCAGCGAAGCCAATGCCCCACGCGTACTGGACCTGGACCTGATTGCCTATAATAACGAAATCATTGAAGACGCTGGTAAAATTGAAGATAAGCCCTTTTGCGTGCCCCATCCACGCATGCATGAAAGGGCCTTTGTCCTGTACCCCTTGCAAGATATTGATCCAGACTGGACACATCCGAAAAAAAGGTTATCTTTAAAGGAATTAATCGCTCACTTACCTCAAGATCAAATTATTGAGGCCATTGAGCAAGATTAG
- a CDS encoding NYN domain-containing protein, producing the protein MIFYPQERMGLFIDGSNLYAAARSLNFDIDYKRLLEVFANKGHLIRAFYYTALVEDQEYSPIRPLVDWLDYNGYTMVTKPTKEFTDAQGRRKIKGNMDIELAIDVMEMAEHLDHIVIFSGDGDFRRLVEAVQRKGVRVTVVSTTRSSPPMVADELRRQADNFIDLVDLEDTVTRPAGPAGQSSSQPDYEDEYLDDDAEYVEE; encoded by the coding sequence ATGATTTTCTACCCACAGGAGCGTATGGGGCTGTTTATTGATGGGTCTAACCTTTATGCCGCAGCGCGTTCGCTTAATTTTGACATTGATTACAAGCGCCTTTTGGAGGTTTTTGCCAATAAGGGGCATCTGATCCGCGCTTTTTATTACACAGCTCTTGTTGAAGACCAGGAATATTCCCCGATTCGACCGTTGGTGGATTGGCTGGATTACAATGGTTATACCATGGTGACCAAACCGACCAAGGAATTCACCGATGCGCAAGGCCGTCGCAAGATCAAGGGCAATATGGATATTGAGCTTGCCATTGATGTAATGGAGATGGCGGAACATCTGGACCATATTGTTATTTTCTCTGGTGATGGGGACTTTCGCCGTCTGGTCGAGGCCGTTCAGCGCAAAGGTGTGCGTGTGACAGTCGTCAGCACAACGCGTTCAAGCCCGCCAATGGTCGCCGATGAATTGCGCAGGCAGGCTGATAACTTTATTGATTTGGTCGATTTGGAAGATACGGTGACGCGACCGGCTGGCCCGGCAGGACAAAGTTCTTCTCAGCCCGATTATGAGGATGAGTATCTTGATGATGATGCCGAGTATGTTGAGGAATAA
- the smpB gene encoding SsrA-binding protein SmpB, translated as MAAKKKKKNDDFSARIAAQNRKARHNYFIEDTIECGMVLTGTEVKSLRSGRASIQEAYATEKDGELYLVNANIPVYEGGNRFNHEPLRPRKLLLHKRELDKMLGMTTQKGYTLVPLHIHFNDRGIAKVAIGIAKGKQSHDKRESIKDRDWKRDKARLMREKY; from the coding sequence ATGGCAGCCAAGAAGAAAAAAAAGAACGATGATTTTTCGGCGCGCATTGCGGCACAAAACCGCAAGGCGCGCCATAACTATTTCATTGAAGATACCATTGAATGCGGCATGGTTTTGACAGGCACCGAAGTCAAATCCCTGCGCAGTGGTCGCGCCAGTATTCAGGAAGCTTACGCCACTGAAAAAGATGGTGAGCTTTATCTGGTCAATGCTAATATCCCGGTGTACGAAGGTGGGAACCGTTTTAATCACGAGCCACTGCGTCCACGTAAACTTCTGCTCCATAAACGAGAGCTGGACAAAATGTTGGGAATGACAACGCAGAAAGGCTATACGCTTGTTCCGCTGCATATTCACTTCAATGATCGCGGAATTGCCAAAGTTGCCATCGGGATTGCCAAAGGTAAACAAAGTCACGATAAACGCGAAAGCATCAAGGATCGGGACTGGAAACGCGATAAAGCCCGCTTAATGCGCGAAAAATACTAA
- a CDS encoding DUF4169 family protein, translating to MPRAHALAEIINLRQKRKQKARLDKDKRAEENRVKFGRTKAQKKKEAFEAGKQKQSVDDHKLD from the coding sequence GTGCCGCGAGCCCACGCTTTGGCTGAGATCATCAACCTTCGACAAAAACGCAAGCAAAAGGCCCGTTTGGATAAGGACAAACGGGCTGAGGAAAATCGCGTTAAATTTGGCCGAACAAAAGCGCAGAAGAAAAAAGAGGCTTTTGAAGCCGGAAAACAAAAACAATCTGTGGATGATCATAAGTTAGATTAA
- the thrH gene encoding bifunctional phosphoserine phosphatase/homoserine phosphotransferase ThrH, giving the protein MEIVCLDLEGVLIPEIWINFAEKTGIEALKRTTRDEPDYDVLMKYRLDILDQHGLKMKDIQDVINSLGPLDGAKKFLSELHEDFQVVILSDTFYEFAEPLMRQLDWPTLFCHRLIVDENDRVADYKLRLTDHKRKAVEAFKQLNFHTIAAGDSYNDTTMLGEAHTGILFSAPDNVIAEFPQFKTAFTYDELMTHIRAASPRFG; this is encoded by the coding sequence GTGGAAATCGTATGTCTTGATCTTGAAGGTGTTTTGATCCCGGAAATCTGGATTAACTTTGCCGAAAAAACAGGGATTGAGGCCCTGAAACGTACGACACGGGATGAGCCGGATTATGATGTTTTGATGAAATATCGCCTTGATATTCTCGATCAACATGGCTTGAAAATGAAAGATATTCAGGACGTCATCAACAGCTTGGGTCCGCTGGATGGGGCGAAAAAGTTCTTGTCAGAGTTGCATGAAGATTTTCAGGTCGTCATTCTTTCTGATACGTTTTATGAGTTTGCAGAACCGCTGATGCGTCAGCTGGATTGGCCGACTTTATTCTGTCACCGTTTAATCGTGGATGAAAATGATCGTGTAGCTGACTATAAGCTACGGCTGACAGATCACAAACGTAAAGCTGTCGAGGCGTTTAAACAGCTGAACTTCCATACGATTGCAGCGGGCGATAGCTATAATGACACGACAATGTTGGGGGAAGCGCATACGGGCATTCTCTTTAGTGCGCCTGATAATGTAATTGCGGAATTCCCGCAGTTTAAAACGGCTTTCACCTATGATGAGCTAATGACCCATATTCGTGCCGCGAGCCCACGCTTTGGCTGA
- a CDS encoding Cache 3/Cache 2 fusion domain-containing protein — MRITTKMVVFSTLLLLLSAVGIGAASVITLNSELKTFVQDLQGKSLRTAAMGFQMLYPSLKFKIDDNGNVHDIKTIRFPKFRNHFMIDRITQSTGDTATVFQWDEKTKDFWRKTTNIKKPDGSRAINTPLGQTGRAYPVVKSGKTYRGEATIFGIDYYTEYNPIFDPSGKVVGILYVGIEKEKSEAFINNIVNSIIISAGLVLIIFIAITIFLAKKGVTPIQRLVIVTNKLAKGELDTEVNGLEREDEIGDMAKAIQIFKESSIERIKLEEREGAEQQKQIRRQQAVADLTKKFEEKIGEMMGAVSNSITTLHNAADALNGNAASTSNKVENVSNDTQQAAENVDSVSVASMQLSASIQQISSDVQQTTGLLSNSVEKTDIANEKISHLANASDRISEVVGLISDISDQTNMLALNATIEAARAGDAGKGFAVVASEVKNLASQTSKATEEIGAQIVSIQGEINGAVEAIREISNMINEISSMSSSVAAAVEEQSSSTDEITRSVQQAADGTQRVADNIANVTDEAKDTGVKAQEVSSSASELMAISDDLQAYINNFLNNVESAEKAA; from the coding sequence ATGCGCATTACGACGAAAATGGTTGTTTTCTCAACACTCTTGCTTTTGCTTTCCGCAGTTGGGATTGGCGCTGCATCAGTGATTACGCTGAATTCAGAATTAAAAACATTCGTACAGGACCTTCAAGGGAAATCCTTGCGTACTGCAGCAATGGGTTTTCAGATGCTGTATCCAAGCCTGAAGTTCAAAATTGATGATAATGGCAATGTCCATGACATCAAAACCATTCGTTTCCCGAAATTTCGCAACCACTTCATGATTGACCGCATTACCCAATCCACGGGGGATACAGCGACAGTTTTTCAATGGGATGAAAAAACAAAAGACTTCTGGCGCAAAACCACAAACATTAAAAAGCCGGACGGTTCCCGTGCAATCAACACCCCTTTGGGGCAAACCGGGCGCGCATACCCTGTTGTAAAAAGCGGTAAAACCTATCGCGGCGAAGCTACTATTTTCGGTATTGATTATTACACCGAATATAACCCTATTTTTGACCCATCCGGCAAAGTCGTCGGCATTCTTTACGTTGGTATTGAAAAAGAAAAAAGCGAAGCCTTTATCAACAACATTGTAAATTCCATCATCATTTCAGCAGGGCTTGTTTTAATCATTTTCATCGCAATCACCATCTTTCTTGCTAAAAAAGGCGTCACCCCCATTCAAAGACTTGTCATTGTAACCAATAAGTTAGCCAAAGGCGAACTGGACACAGAAGTCAACGGACTAGAGCGTGAAGATGAAATTGGTGATATGGCCAAAGCTATCCAGATTTTTAAAGAAAGTTCCATTGAACGCATCAAACTTGAAGAACGCGAAGGTGCTGAACAACAAAAGCAAATCCGCCGCCAGCAAGCCGTTGCAGACCTCACTAAAAAGTTTGAAGAAAAAATCGGTGAAATGATGGGGGCTGTTTCCAATTCAATTACAACCCTTCATAACGCAGCTGATGCATTAAACGGCAATGCGGCGTCAACAAGTAACAAAGTTGAAAACGTATCCAATGATACCCAACAAGCTGCAGAAAATGTTGATTCCGTTTCTGTTGCCAGTATGCAGCTCAGCGCATCAATCCAGCAAATTTCAAGCGATGTCCAACAAACCACGGGCCTGCTTTCCAATTCTGTTGAAAAAACAGATATTGCCAATGAAAAGATCAGCCACCTTGCCAATGCATCTGATCGTATTAGCGAAGTTGTGGGCTTGATTAGTGATATTTCAGATCAAACCAATATGCTGGCCCTGAACGCCACCATCGAAGCCGCACGGGCAGGGGATGCGGGCAAGGGTTTCGCCGTTGTGGCCTCAGAAGTGAAAAACCTGGCTTCTCAAACCAGTAAAGCAACCGAAGAAATTGGCGCACAGATCGTTAGTATCCAAGGTGAAATCAACGGTGCTGTGGAAGCCATCCGCGAGATTTCCAACATGATCAATGAGATTAGCTCCATGTCTTCAAGCGTAGCGGCGGCGGTGGAAGAACAAAGTTCCTCAACCGATGAAATCACCCGAAGCGTTCAGCAAGCTGCCGATGGGACACAACGCGTTGCAGATAACATTGCAAATGTGACTGATGAAGCCAAGGACACGGGAGTCAAAGCTCAGGAAGTCTCCAGCTCGGCATCTGAGCTGATGGCAATCTCTGATGACCTTCAAGCTTATATCAACAATTTCCTCAACAATGTTGAGAGTGCCGAAAAAGCGGCTTAA
- a CDS encoding uracil-DNA glycosylase, with translation MTSPTSAVPTPDCDLCPRLVEFRHDNQAKYPDFFNAPVPSFGPLEAQVLVCGLAPGLKGANCTGRPFTGDYAGDLLYPTLKTFHFATGEYGARADDGFELVNCRITNAVRCVPPQNKTTGPEEKACRPFLIDEMKAMPNLKAILALGGVAHNAVIQTLGLKKSQWKFGHNARHELGDELPILFDSYHCSRYNTNTGRLTEEMFHDVFRSLCEEL, from the coding sequence ATGACATCCCCTACCTCAGCTGTTCCGACACCGGATTGTGATCTCTGTCCGCGTCTTGTTGAGTTTCGCCATGATAATCAGGCAAAATACCCGGATTTTTTTAACGCACCCGTTCCATCATTTGGGCCGCTTGAGGCACAAGTGTTGGTTTGTGGTCTGGCACCGGGATTAAAAGGAGCCAATTGCACCGGGCGTCCCTTTACCGGGGATTATGCCGGGGATCTGTTGTATCCAACCTTGAAGACGTTTCATTTTGCAACAGGTGAATATGGCGCACGCGCAGATGATGGCTTTGAACTGGTCAATTGTCGCATTACCAATGCCGTACGGTGTGTACCACCTCAAAATAAGACAACAGGGCCGGAAGAAAAAGCCTGCCGTCCCTTTCTGATTGACGAAATGAAGGCCATGCCTAATTTAAAGGCCATTCTGGCGTTGGGTGGTGTGGCGCATAATGCGGTGATCCAGACACTGGGCCTGAAGAAATCACAGTGGAAATTCGGCCATAATGCCCGCCATGAGCTGGGGGATGAATTGCCTATTTTATTCGACAGTTATCACTGTTCACGCTACAACACAAATACGGGTCGTTTGACCGAAGAAATGTTTCATGACGTGTTTCGCAGCCTGTGCGAAGAGCTATAA
- a CDS encoding lytic transglycosylase domain-containing protein yields MSALAFGAFMSLQPLSAAPLSHADYKITKSAFQDAKKKKWKRASNKAVKAKSTMPAKLVRWMQIIDPKKDVSFQDIAAFISHNSEWPRQSILQRRAEEAMSEAMAPQAVIKWFNGRQPRSANGHIRLVDALHKLGRVQEVREQVRKSWLKVNFGRQQQKQFYRKYRKYLTYQDHVDRLDRLLWEGRYYPARRMLRHVKKDWQRLAEARLALRRMRGGVDGAIARVPKKFIEHPGLLFERMRWRRIKGRHEGAVELFFKAPQDLPYPHVWWKQRVIMARHAIREGHYSEAYRMVTNHGLEKGANFADAEWMAGWIKLRFLKEPQEALAHFTTLNKAVKYPISKARATYWVARSYEDMGKAEEADKWYKEASQYTTFYYGQLASERLGKRSQVTVNLKAQPNKQERISFEESELVDVVSFLKRIGEREQMRSFIYQLNTMSTTAGWRTLVAELAIKSGRPDLAVYVGKKALRDGHGVIEAAYPLLDPKIMRKTPEKALVHGVVRQESAFYEKAQSHAGARGLMQLMPRTAHRLAKMKNYKYSRKKLTSSPKMNVWLGSEYLDDLLKKFDGSYVLSLASYNAGPHRARQWVKEFGDPRTDDRDYVIDWVEQIPFSETRNYVQRVLENVQVYRYRLKTTQIASSLESDLKRRK; encoded by the coding sequence ATGAGTGCCCTTGCATTTGGTGCGTTCATGTCATTGCAGCCCCTTAGCGCTGCACCCCTTTCTCATGCAGATTACAAAATTACCAAGTCCGCTTTTCAGGATGCCAAAAAGAAGAAATGGAAACGCGCTTCCAACAAGGCGGTGAAGGCGAAAAGCACGATGCCTGCCAAACTGGTTCGCTGGATGCAGATTATTGACCCGAAAAAGGATGTTTCTTTTCAGGATATTGCGGCTTTTATTTCACATAATTCAGAGTGGCCGCGCCAGTCAATCCTTCAACGCCGTGCTGAAGAGGCCATGAGTGAAGCCATGGCACCGCAAGCTGTCATCAAATGGTTTAATGGTCGCCAACCCCGAAGTGCCAATGGACATATACGACTTGTGGACGCCTTGCATAAACTGGGACGGGTGCAAGAGGTGCGTGAACAGGTGCGTAAATCCTGGCTTAAGGTAAACTTTGGTCGCCAACAGCAAAAACAGTTTTATCGCAAATATCGGAAATACCTGACTTATCAGGATCATGTGGATCGTCTGGATCGTTTGTTGTGGGAGGGGCGTTATTATCCGGCACGCCGGATGTTGCGCCATGTAAAGAAAGATTGGCAGCGACTGGCCGAAGCCCGCTTGGCATTACGTCGAATGCGCGGTGGTGTTGATGGTGCCATTGCCCGTGTCCCGAAAAAGTTTATCGAACATCCGGGACTTTTGTTTGAACGTATGCGATGGCGCCGGATCAAGGGACGCCATGAAGGGGCTGTCGAGTTATTTTTCAAAGCACCGCAAGACCTGCCCTACCCGCATGTTTGGTGGAAACAGCGTGTGATTATGGCACGCCATGCCATTCGTGAAGGCCATTACAGCGAAGCTTATCGTATGGTCACAAACCATGGTTTGGAGAAAGGTGCGAACTTTGCCGATGCAGAATGGATGGCAGGCTGGATCAAGTTGCGCTTCTTAAAAGAGCCACAAGAGGCGTTAGCCCATTTCACAACATTGAATAAGGCGGTGAAATATCCCATCAGTAAGGCACGGGCCACCTATTGGGTTGCGCGCTCTTATGAAGATATGGGCAAGGCCGAAGAAGCGGATAAATGGTATAAAGAGGCATCGCAATATACCACCTTTTATTACGGCCAATTGGCGAGTGAACGTTTAGGCAAACGCTCGCAAGTAACGGTTAATTTGAAAGCACAACCAAACAAACAGGAACGTATTTCCTTTGAAGAAAGCGAGCTTGTGGATGTGGTTTCCTTCCTTAAGCGCATTGGGGAACGTGAACAGATGCGCAGTTTCATCTATCAGCTGAATACCATGAGTACCACGGCAGGCTGGCGCACGCTGGTGGCTGAACTTGCCATCAAGTCAGGACGGCCGGATTTGGCGGTTTATGTCGGGAAAAAAGCCTTACGTGATGGACATGGTGTCATTGAAGCTGCCTACCCGCTTCTTGATCCTAAAATCATGCGTAAGACACCAGAAAAAGCCCTTGTTCATGGGGTGGTACGTCAAGAAAGTGCCTTTTATGAAAAGGCGCAGAGCCATGCTGGTGCACGAGGGTTGATGCAATTGATGCCACGCACAGCCCACCGTTTGGCGAAGATGAAAAACTATAAATATTCTCGCAAGAAACTGACTTCTAGTCCCAAGATGAACGTGTGGCTTGGCAGTGAGTATCTGGATGATTTGTTGAAAAAGTTTGATGGGTCTTATGTGCTGTCATTGGCCTCTTATAATGCAGGGCCACACCGGGCCCGCCAATGGGTTAAGGAATTTGGCGATCCTCGCACCGATGACCGTGACTATGTTATCGACTGGGTTGAACAAATCCCCTTTAGCGAGACACGCAATTATGTGCAACGTGTGTTGGAAAATGTGCAGGTTTATCGCTACCGTTTGAAAACAACACAAATTGCATCTTCTTTGGAATCTGATTTGAAAAGAAGAAAATAG